The region GGCCGCATGCAACCCGGCGAACTGCGCCAGCGCGCCGCGCCCTTCCTGCGCAAGGCGCGCGGCCAGTTGTTCAAGGATTACCTGCTGTTCCCGCTGCTCGCCTTCTGGAACTGGCCGCGGGTGCTCGCGGGCAATGCGCTGGCCAACCTGATCCGCAACCTGTGGACCAACGCGATCATCTTCTGCGGCCACTTCACCCTGGACGCGCAGGTCTACAGCAAGGCGGAGGTGGCCGACGAATCGCGCGGTGCCTGGTACCTGCGCCAGATCCAGGGCTCCGGCAACCTCGAGGGCGGGCGCTGGTTGCACCTGCTCAGTGGCCACCTGAGCCACCAGATCGAGCACCATCTGTTCCCGGACATCCCGGCGCCGCGCTACACCGAGATGGCGCCGCGGGTGCGCGAGATCTGCGCTCGCTACGGGGTGCGCTACAACTCGGCCGGCTTCTGGCGCCAGTACCTCGGCGTGCTCTGGCGCATCCTCAGGCATGCGCTGCCGCTGGACCGCAGGCCGGCCGGGCTTGCGCCCGCAACCCATGCCGAGGCCTGAGGAGTCCGCGCTGGTGCGAGCGGGCGCGGGGGATCCAACCGGCCGCCGGGCAAGCACCCGCTCTTTGCTTATTCCCTCGCGTCATTTCCGCGCCGCAGCATGACGTCCTACCGTGGCCTTCCGTGCACGAACAGACGTCCAGACGGCCGTGAGCAGTGTTCCCGAAGCGCTTCATGCACCCGCGAACCCGTTGTCGCCGGAGCAGTTGCAGACGCTGCAACAGCTGACCGCCGGCATCAGCGATGCCGCGTTGTGGTGGATTGCCGGCTACACCGCAGGCCAGGCGGCCGCGCGCGGCGGGGCGCCGCAGCTCAAGCCTGTCGCTGCCGCCACCGCGCGGCTGACGGTGGTCTACGGCAGCCAGACCGGCAATGCGAAGGCCGCCGCGGCGGCGCTGGCGCAGCAGGCGGAGGCGCAGGGCGTGGCGGTTCGGCTGGTGAACATCGCCGACTACTCGCTGGCCGAGCTCGGCCGCGAGCGCTACCTCGCAGTGGCGATCAGCACCCAGGGCGATGGCGATCCGCCGGATGACGCACGGCTGTTCCTGAAGCAGCTGGCTGGCGCGCGCGCGCCGAAGCTGGCGGAGCTGCGCTACACCATCCTGGCGCTGGGCGATTCCAGCTACCCGAAGTTTTGCGAAATCGGCCGGCGGCTGGATGCGCGCCTGGCCGAGCTCGGCGCGCAGCGGCTGGCCGCCAGCGCGGATGCAGACCTCGACATCGAGGCCGCCGCCGCACCCTGGCGCCGGCAGACCCTGAGCGCCGCGGCCGAGGCGATCGGGCGCGCCGCGCCTGCCAATGTCACCGTGCTGCGTCCGGTCGCCGCGCCGCTGCACCGCGCGGTGCGCGCCACCCTGCTCGCC is a window of Rhodanobacteraceae bacterium DNA encoding:
- a CDS encoding acyl-CoA desaturase; protein product: MSKAHLSPAQLDAFQRELDALRAEVAGDIGQRDAEHIRGVVASARAHAVAGRSLLMFGFDPLSFAAGVLALAKAKILENMEIGHNVLHGQYDWMGDPTLNSQTYEWDIVCASRDWRKTHNVEHHNHTNILGKDDDYGYGLLRMTGEQRWTWRTPLQPLSYLLLALLFQWGVAIQDLKLGRWFKGRMQPGELRQRAAPFLRKARGQLFKDYLLFPLLAFWNWPRVLAGNALANLIRNLWTNAIIFCGHFTLDAQVYSKAEVADESRGAWYLRQIQGSGNLEGGRWLHLLSGHLSHQIEHHLFPDIPAPRYTEMAPRVREICARYGVRYNSAGFWRQYLGVLWRILRHALPLDRRPAGLAPATHAEA